Below is a genomic region from Delftia tsuruhatensis.
CCCGCCGCGGCAAACAGGCGATTGGTCTCGGCCTCGGTCAGGCGCAGGTACCGAGCACAGGCCGCCAGCCGGTCGCGCGAACGTGGATTGGGCAGGGAGACGCCATTGCGCCAGTTGTTGACGGCCTCGCGGCTCAGTCCGATCTCGGTGGCCACGCCCGAAGCGCTGGCACGGATGCGGCGCATGTACAGACCCAGCAGATGGCCGAAATCCTCGTGGGCACCGGCGGCCACGGTGGCCCCCTGTTCGATGGCGGAAGTCGGTGTCATGTCTTGTGCAATTTGTTTCATTCTGGCGAGCGGCGATTGTCTCAGGATGCGGTGTCTGCGCCGCCCTGCCCCCGAAACTCGCGCCGTGCCCGGGCCATGCGGTACAGCGGCAGCAGCACGGCCAGCACCAGGCCCAGGGGCAGCCAGAGCCACAGGTGCCGGCCCCGCAATGCCAGCGCGACGACGACGGTGAAGGCCAGTGCCTGGAACAGGCCGCGCAGTCCGGCCCGCAGCACGAACAGGCCCACGATGCCATCCACGGGAGAGACGCCGCTCTCGCGCAGGCTGGCCACGGTGTCCAGCAATGCCTGCACCGACTCCTTTGCCTCGCGCTCACGCTGTTCATCGCGTTCGCGCAGGCGGGCCAGCGCCATAGGCTGGGCGGGGTCGCTGAAAGCCGTGCCGTCCGCTCCCCGTTTGCCGTCACTGCCGGGGCCCTCGCCTGCAGCGGGGTAGATCTTGCCTTCGGGATCGATCAGGATCTGACGCTGCGGATACTTCGCCAGCCAGGCGTGGTGGGCGATCCATTGCGCGCCATCGAAATGGTAGCGCTCGCTCTCCCCCACCTGGTCGTGGAAGACATGCAGCACGGCCGACTGCAGCCCGTGCTGGAACAAGGTCTCCAGCAGGTGCCAGGGCATGCCCGCCGTGGTGCGGGTGTCAAATGCCAGCTCCAGATGCTGGGGATGTCCCAGGGCATGGGCATTGCCCCAGTCGTCATCCCACAGCGCCGCACGTTCCAGCTGCGGGTCGAGTTCATGGATCCAGCGCTCGGCCTGCTCCCATGACTGACAGGCCAGGTATTGGCAGATAAGCTGCACCCGCCGCAGTTGCAGGGGCGTGTCGAAGAACAGGTACAGGGTGTGGACGTTGCTGGACATGCGGGTCGCCGGCCTTTGAAGGCGCCTGTGATGCGAAGTGGATGGCGCGATTGTTTACAGGTATGCGGCGCCTTGCCCTCCCCGGCCTGTCCAGCCGGAGGCGGCCCGGTTGACGTGCTGTCCACCGCCGAAGGCCCGCAAGATTCGGGAGGCGCTCCCGTGCCCGCGGGCCTAGACTGCAGGCGTTGACCTTCCTGCGGCCACGACCGACTCGTTTTTCTTCGCTACACCGCTTCCGCGATGCCCCTTGATGCGCTGACATGAGCACACTGGATCTCTTTGCCGACGAGCCGCCCATGGGAACCGAAATGATCGGCCCCCAGTCCGTGGTACTGCGCGGCCATGCCCTGCCCTGCGTCCCGTCCCTGCTCGCGGCGCTGGAGCGCGTCATGGTCGGCGCGCCCTTGCGCCATCTGGTCACGCCGGGCGGCTTCACCATGTCGGTGGCCATGACCAACTGCGGCACCTTGGGCTGGACCAGCGATCGGCGCGGCTACCGCTACAGTGGTGTCGATCCGCTCAACGGTCGGCCTTGGCCCGCCATGCCCGCCGCTTTCCTGCAGTTTGCACGCGATGCTGCGGCAGCGGCGGGTTTCGGAGGTTTCGTGCCCGACGCCTGCCTGATCAATCAATACCTGCCCGGCAACCGGCTGTCATTGCACCAGGACCGTGACGAGCGCGACCTGGATGCGCCCATCGTGTCGGTGTCGCTGGGCATGGCGGCCATTTTCCTGTTCGGCGGGTTGGCACGCTCGGACAAGCCCGCCAGGGTGGTGC
It encodes:
- the alkB gene encoding DNA oxidative demethylase AlkB, whose translation is MSTLDLFADEPPMGTEMIGPQSVVLRGHALPCVPSLLAALERVMVGAPLRHLVTPGGFTMSVAMTNCGTLGWTSDRRGYRYSGVDPLNGRPWPAMPAAFLQFARDAAAAAGFGGFVPDACLINQYLPGNRLSLHQDRDERDLDAPIVSVSLGMAAIFLFGGLARSDKPARVVLQHGDVLVWGGVDRLRHHGVLPLKDQPHPLLGGRRINLTFRKAG